The stretch of DNA TACCATGCCGAGAACATTGTTCGGGTTCAGGTGAACCAATTGGGAGGGTGACAGCTCCTTGGCAACTAGAATGTAAGGCTGGGTATCCGCAGGAAGCGTGATATCCGGCGTTCCCAGCAAGTGCTTCAGTAGGCGGTTCCCCACGTCCTTAATATCCAGGGCCCGCTCCTTCATATATTCATCATCCAGCAAATCGAACATCGTTACAAAATGGTCGATCGCTTCCTTAACTGCAACCTCAGCGGCTTTATATTGCCGCTCAATAATCCCCCGAATCTCACTCATGAAGACCGGGTCTTCCAATATGGCTAGATGGGCGTCAAATATTGTGGATTCTTCGGTGCCGACCATCTCTTTAATCTCGTTCTTGATCTCCTCTATTTCATGCTTGGAGGTACGAATCCCCTCATGAAGGCGTTCGAATTCCTTGGAGAGATCAATTGTCTCCATGCGCCGGTCAGGAACATCCCATTCCCACGCAGGCAATACAAAAGCCCTACCGATCGCTACACCGGCAGCAGCGCCGATTCCCTGTATCATTATTACTCAGACCCCTTCAGCATTCCAGATGATGACGGCTTATCTCTCTACCTTAGATATGGTAAGCGCCGTCTTGCCGATTGTCAAAGAAAAAAGATCAACCCAGGGACAAAATGAAGAAAAATATAAAAGGACTCTCCGGTCGGAGAGTCAAATGTAAGCGTTATTTCGCTTGCCGTTTCGGAGCCGTAATAGCCTCCTCCACTTTGATGCAGCGATCCATGATCACCGTAAGTCCAGCCTTGCCGGCAATTTCAGCAGCTTGCTCATTGGCTATGCCCTGCTGCAGCCACAGCACATTAGCTCCGACTTCTACCGCTTCCTTCGCCACCTCGGGCGTGAACTCACTTCGTCTAAACACGTTCACAATATCAATCGGTTCATGAATTTCCTTCAACGAGCCATAGGTCTTCTCGCCGAGGATTTCCCCGCTCACACTCGGGTTCACCGGAATAATCCGGTAACCCCGGCTCTGCATAGCTTGAGCGACCATGTAGGAGGTCCGGTCAGTCTTGTCGGACAGCCCGACAACAGCAATATTCCCTGCTGACTCCAGAATTTTCTTAATCTCTTCACGGCTGGGGTTCTCAAATGCCATTATCATCCCGCCTTTCTATATTTTCTTACTAGTAAACCCTATCAAAATAAAAATTTCCTCTCCAGTTAGTGTACGACAGTACTGGGGTACTTTATTCTTTTACCCATTCTACAGATGCGCCAAGCGAAGCAAGATGGTCAAAAAACTGCGGATAAGATTTGGCTACATGGTGTGCATCCTTGATAAGAATCGGCTTGCGCGCCCGAAGGCCGACGATACTTAACGCCATAATCACCCGGTGATCGAAATGAGCATCAATCTCCACGCCTCCCTCAACACCATGTGGACGACCATGAACAATGATCTCGGCTTGCCGTTCCTCTACATTAGCCCCGGCCTTTTTGAGCTCATTCACAAAATCCGTTATCCGGTCACACTCTTTGTAGCGTAAATTCTCCACATTGTAAAAACGCGATGTGCCTTCGGCAAAGACGGCTGCCGCTACCATAGCCAGAACCGCATCTGTAGCTGCATCTCCATCAAATTCTACAGCACGCAGCCGGCCGTTACCACTCACATGAACCGTTCCCTGCTCGTGGCGCAAAGGAACATCCATCATCTGCAGCACATCCACAATGGCACGCTCTCCCTGTTTGCTTCGCTCCTCAAGCCGGTGAAGCTTAACATCGGAACGGGTCACCGCCGCCGCCGCAAGAATGGCCGCAGAACCTGGGTAATCTCCCTG from Paenibacillus sp. CAA11 encodes:
- a CDS encoding CoA-binding protein, coding for MAFENPSREEIKKILESAGNIAVVGLSDKTDRTSYMVAQAMQSRGYRIIPVNPSVSGEILGEKTYGSLKEIHEPIDIVNVFRRSEFTPEVAKEAVEVGANVLWLQQGIANEQAAEIAGKAGLTVIMDRCIKVEEAITAPKRQAK